The proteins below are encoded in one region of Salvelinus fontinalis isolate EN_2023a chromosome 10, ASM2944872v1, whole genome shotgun sequence:
- the LOC129863297 gene encoding macrophage mannose receptor 1-like produces the protein MLFPIFTTCGEALQKVQHLVAEGGAEIQSLELDDGLGGYYGMDQPLFLLLVFSGLSILPSCLLHQFHFVNMTKSWTEAQTVCRQNYTDLATIDEDMTDMKKLNNTTWSEAQSYCRGKHTDLASVRNTTEMEAIKTILLKSDNNQPVWIGLNKSLGVWSDQSGSSYRNWDFGEPNGAGRGSEGGDFCGEVKQFGKWNDKGCTQTIPFICYDDELVLVSENKTWSEALWHCRDHDMELVSAHNQNIQHWVQQRAKKASTPFVWLGLRYTCTLDFWFWVNGEESCYHNWAGGEGYDTIKEQCGNTGAIQRDGGQWVGKSETERFNFICSNSTGEI, from the exons atgttgtttcctatcttcaccacCTGCGGGGAGGCCCTTCAGAAAGTCCAGCacctagttgcagagggaggggctgAGATCCAGAGCCTCGAACTTGATGATGGGcttggaggatactatg GAATGGACCaacctctgtttctcctccttgTTTTCTCAg ggctgtccatcctcccctcatgCCTCCTTCATCAGTTCCACTTTGTGAACATGACTAAGTCCTGGACTGAAGCTCAGACAGTCTGCAGACAGAACTACACTGACCTGGCCACCATAGATGAGGACATGACAGATATGAAGAAgctcaataacaca ACTTGGAGTGAAGCTCAGAGCTATTGTCGGGGGAAACACACAGACCTGGCCAGTGTGAGGAACACAACAGAGATGGAGGCCATAAAGACTATCTTACTAAAATCTGACAACAATCAACCAGTGTGGATTGGCCTGAATAAATCTCTTGGAGTCTGGTCTGACCAGAGTGGCTCCTCCTACAGGAACTGGGACTTTGGCGAGCCAAATGGGGCAGGTAGGGGAAGTGAGGGAGGAGACTTCTGTGGAGAAGTAAAACAATTTGGAAAGTGGAACGATAAAGGATGTACTCAGACAATTCCCTTTATTTGCTACGATG aTGAACTGGTCCTGGTCTCAGAGAACAAGACGTGGTCAGAAGCCCTGTGGCACTGCAGAGATCATGACATGGAGCTGGTGTCTGCCCACAACCAGAACATCCAGCACTGGGTCCAACAGAGAGCCAAGAAGGCCTCCACTCCCTTCGTCTGGCTGGGCCTGAGGTACACCTGCACCCTGGACTTCTGGTTCTGGGTCAACGGAGAAGAGTCCTGCTACCACAACTGGGCCGGCGGGGAGGGCTACGACACCATTAAGGAGCAGTGTGGGAACACGGGGGCCATACAGAGAGACGGGGGACAGTGGGTCGGCAAGTCTGAGACTGAGAGATTCAACTTCATCTGCAGCAACAGTACTGGTGAGATTTGA